One genomic window of Stieleria sp. JC731 includes the following:
- a CDS encoding tetratricopeptide repeat protein — protein sequence MNAEVSNAIPRIDSLVGGFQVRSLVLVRRAVPVIVTVFLLFLTSAGCRFSASGKNALGAQLHQQGQYTAALQQFQQVVADDPSNPDGYYNLAATTHRLAKQRSDEALFNNAEALYNQCLDHDPNHVECHRGLAVLLMDTGRPDRAFALMKNWASTNPMAAEPRIELARLYEEVDQPETALKYLEDAVQQDANNSRAWLALARLRESSGDLPQALQNYQRALALNNTQPMIAERVAALSRQINSNLDAARSGAATQIARPLPYPSTDRY from the coding sequence ATGAACGCAGAAGTTTCCAACGCAATCCCGCGAATCGATAGTTTAGTTGGTGGGTTTCAGGTCCGCTCACTGGTGCTGGTTCGGCGGGCGGTCCCCGTCATCGTGACGGTTTTCCTTCTCTTTCTTACATCGGCTGGATGTCGCTTTAGCGCTAGCGGAAAAAATGCCTTAGGTGCCCAGTTGCACCAACAAGGCCAGTACACGGCCGCTTTGCAACAGTTCCAACAGGTGGTTGCTGACGATCCCAGCAATCCTGACGGTTACTACAATTTGGCAGCCACCACCCATCGTCTGGCCAAACAGCGATCAGACGAGGCTTTGTTCAATAACGCCGAGGCTCTTTACAACCAGTGCCTCGACCACGATCCCAATCATGTCGAGTGTCACCGCGGCTTAGCGGTGTTGCTGATGGACACCGGACGGCCGGACCGAGCGTTCGCGCTGATGAAAAATTGGGCCAGCACCAACCCGATGGCCGCCGAGCCTCGAATCGAGCTGGCCCGGTTGTACGAAGAAGTCGACCAACCAGAGACCGCGCTGAAGTATCTCGAAGACGCGGTCCAGCAAGACGCAAATAATTCACGAGCATGGCTGGCACTCGCTCGGTTGCGTGAATCCAGCGGCGATTTGCCGCAGGCCCTGCAGAACTACCAACGAGCGCTCGCGCTCAACAACACTCAGCCAATGATCGCCGAGCGAGTCGCAGCGCTGAGTCGTCAGATTAATTCAAATCTAGATGCGGCCCGTTCTGGGGCCGCGACTCAGATCGCTCGACCTTTGCCGTATCCGTCGACTGACCGCTACTAG
- a CDS encoding glycine--tRNA ligase, with amino-acid sequence MDKIVSLCKRRGFLFQSSEIYGGVQGFWDYGPLGVELKRNLKDAWWQDMISSHNELIAPPSAPTEYEMVGLDCTIIMHPQVWKCSGHYDLFHDHMVDCRESKKRYRFDQVRGRWCTHNETKVFVTTLAEAEQELDEVRRRAMKFFKLRPKNADELSISDESLTLDQIQERDQVLAPDAKSLDTLTEPREFNLMFKTTLGALGGEDDVTFLRPETAQGIFVNFKNVVDTSRVKIPFGIGQVGKSFRNEITPRNFTFRSREFEQMEIEFFCHPEQSKQWYQYWRDRRMSWYTALGLSTESLIMREHHQEELAHYSIGTADIEYAFPFLPEGEYGELEGIAHRGDFDLRSHMEGKLDPNSPEGQPMQVELNADGKPKHKGSGKDLSYRDPVSNDRFVPHVIEPSAGADRAALAFLCEAYTEDKVPDDKGNLQERTVMRLHPRLAPVKAAIFPLVKKDGMPEIAKDVYSELKRHMNVFYDDKGAVGKRYRRQDEAGTPYCITVDTDTLSDNTVTVRDRDSLEQVRVKIDDLVGELNQRLR; translated from the coding sequence ATGGACAAAATCGTCTCGCTGTGCAAACGGCGAGGTTTCCTGTTTCAATCCAGCGAAATTTACGGTGGTGTTCAAGGCTTCTGGGATTACGGGCCACTGGGCGTCGAGCTTAAGCGAAACCTGAAAGACGCTTGGTGGCAGGACATGATCAGCTCGCACAACGAGTTGATCGCTCCCCCATCGGCGCCGACCGAGTATGAAATGGTGGGGCTCGATTGCACCATCATCATGCATCCACAGGTTTGGAAGTGTAGCGGACACTATGATCTGTTTCACGATCACATGGTCGATTGCCGGGAGTCAAAAAAACGCTATCGGTTTGACCAGGTGCGCGGACGCTGGTGTACCCACAACGAAACAAAGGTCTTCGTGACTACGTTGGCCGAAGCGGAGCAGGAGCTTGATGAAGTCCGCCGACGCGCGATGAAGTTCTTCAAATTGCGTCCCAAAAATGCAGACGAACTTTCGATTAGCGACGAATCACTGACACTGGATCAAATTCAAGAGCGTGACCAAGTTCTCGCTCCTGACGCTAAGTCGCTGGACACGCTGACGGAACCTCGCGAGTTCAACCTGATGTTCAAGACAACATTAGGTGCACTCGGAGGAGAAGACGACGTTACATTCCTACGTCCCGAGACCGCTCAAGGCATCTTTGTCAACTTTAAGAACGTCGTTGATACATCACGGGTGAAGATTCCTTTCGGGATCGGCCAAGTCGGCAAGAGTTTCCGTAATGAAATCACCCCGCGGAACTTCACTTTCCGATCCCGCGAATTTGAGCAGATGGAAATTGAATTCTTCTGCCATCCCGAACAATCCAAGCAGTGGTATCAGTACTGGCGCGATCGCCGTATGAGCTGGTATACCGCTCTGGGGCTGTCGACCGAGTCCCTGATCATGCGAGAGCACCATCAAGAAGAGTTGGCGCACTACAGCATCGGAACGGCAGACATTGAATACGCGTTTCCATTCTTGCCAGAAGGCGAGTATGGCGAGCTTGAAGGGATCGCCCACCGAGGCGATTTTGACTTGCGTAGCCACATGGAAGGCAAGCTAGATCCGAATTCGCCTGAAGGCCAACCGATGCAGGTTGAACTCAACGCGGATGGCAAACCGAAGCACAAAGGAAGCGGTAAAGATCTGTCTTATCGCGACCCGGTCTCCAACGACCGCTTTGTCCCACACGTGATCGAACCGTCAGCAGGAGCCGATCGCGCCGCGTTAGCGTTTCTTTGCGAAGCCTATACCGAAGACAAAGTGCCAGATGATAAAGGCAACTTGCAAGAACGCACGGTGATGCGTTTGCATCCTCGTTTGGCACCTGTCAAAGCGGCTATTTTCCCGCTGGTGAAAAAGGACGGCATGCCGGAAATTGCAAAGGATGTCTATTCGGAACTGAAACGCCACATGAACGTCTTCTACGACGACAAAGGCGCGGTCGGAAAACGTTACCGACGTCAGGACGAAGCTGGAACTCCTTACTGCATCACCGTCGACACGGATACGCTTAGCGACAATACCGTGACGGTACGCGATCGTGATTCATTGGAGCAGGTTCGGGTGAAGATCGATGACTTGGTCGGTGAGCTAAATCAGCGACTTCGCTAA
- a CDS encoding methyltransferase domain-containing protein: MNMLNTESAVRERYSSAAAEREPALCCPVDYDRRYLEIIPQEVIDRDYGCGDPSKYVREGETVLDLGSGGGKICFIAAQIVGAEGRVIGVDMNDEMLELARQSQPAVAEQMGYDNLEFRKGKIQDLAIDRDRVDEYLKASPVTDEASFQQLEKYLHEMRTNAPLIPSDSIDVIVSNCVLNLVDASEKPTLFAELFRVLKPGGRAVISDIVSDKLVPDEMQQDATLWSGCISGALQEKAFIDAFANVGFQGIQIAVYQSEPWQTVQGIEFRSVTVIAYKLASDESDSQRDGQQTELVYRGPYASIEDDAGNRFVRGERTEVSRETLEAMQGEPYANDFITKSPGFTSDVESQPMKTFTIGSSSSDSCCGNGGCC; encoded by the coding sequence ATGAATATGCTAAACACAGAATCTGCCGTTCGCGAACGGTACTCGTCGGCAGCAGCCGAGCGAGAACCGGCACTTTGCTGCCCCGTCGATTACGACCGCCGCTATCTGGAAATCATCCCTCAAGAAGTTATCGATCGCGATTACGGATGCGGTGACCCATCAAAGTACGTCCGTGAAGGCGAAACCGTCTTAGATCTTGGCAGCGGCGGCGGAAAGATCTGCTTCATTGCCGCACAAATCGTCGGTGCTGAGGGACGGGTCATCGGCGTCGACATGAACGACGAGATGCTTGAACTGGCTCGGCAAAGCCAACCCGCCGTCGCGGAGCAGATGGGCTACGACAACTTGGAATTTCGCAAAGGCAAAATCCAAGACTTGGCGATCGACCGCGATCGAGTCGATGAATACCTCAAGGCATCCCCAGTCACGGACGAAGCCAGCTTTCAACAGCTGGAAAAGTATCTTCACGAGATGCGCACCAACGCACCGCTGATCCCATCCGATTCGATCGATGTGATTGTCAGCAACTGTGTGCTCAATCTTGTCGATGCTAGCGAGAAGCCTACCCTGTTCGCAGAACTATTTCGCGTTCTGAAGCCTGGCGGTCGGGCCGTGATCAGTGATATCGTCAGCGACAAGCTGGTCCCCGATGAAATGCAGCAAGATGCAACGCTTTGGAGCGGCTGTATCAGCGGCGCACTGCAAGAGAAAGCCTTCATCGATGCATTCGCAAACGTTGGGTTTCAAGGTATCCAAATCGCGGTCTATCAGTCCGAACCCTGGCAAACGGTCCAAGGAATCGAGTTCCGTTCGGTAACCGTGATCGCCTACAAGTTGGCGTCCGATGAAAGCGACAGTCAGCGTGACGGTCAGCAAACAGAACTGGTTTACCGTGGCCCCTACGCCAGCATCGAAGACGATGCAGGGAACCGTTTCGTCCGAGGCGAACGGACTGAAGTCAGCCGCGAAACCCTCGAAGCCATGCAGGGTGAACCTTACGCGAATGACTTCATTACCAAGTCACCTGGGTTCACCAGTGACGTCGAATCGCAGCCGATGAAGACATTCACGATCGGCAGCAGCTCGAGCGATTCTTGCTGCGGCAACGGCGGTTGCTGTTAA
- the arsS gene encoding arsenosugar biosynthesis radical SAM (seleno)protein ArsS (Some members of this family are selenoproteins.): protein MKSLLPVIDAGKPTNLVIPFAERSRRDALPMVRQSLRQLQINVGKLCNQTCVHCHVEAGPTKRRENMDTKTADRIIDLSRKSSGLELVDITGGAPEMNPNFCRLVSEFRSRGIQVIDRCNLTILRQPGYEWVAEFLADNQVNVVASLPCYLEDNVDGQRGDGVFAASLEALRQLNELGYGRNKELKLDLVYNPTGTGLPPDQAKLQEDYHRELQSRYSIVFNDLLTITNIPIKRFAMFLSKKNKLEEYFQTLEAKFNPDAANSVMCRSLLSVSWDGKLYDCDFNQMIDLPAQGKPERPTIWNIDTFDELIGKAINTADHCYGCTAGSGSSCGGALL, encoded by the coding sequence ATGAAGTCGCTTTTACCCGTCATTGATGCGGGGAAACCAACCAATTTGGTCATCCCATTTGCCGAACGTTCACGGCGTGACGCCCTGCCGATGGTGCGTCAATCCCTGCGACAATTGCAGATCAACGTCGGAAAACTTTGCAACCAAACTTGCGTGCACTGCCACGTCGAAGCCGGACCGACAAAACGCCGTGAAAACATGGACACGAAAACGGCCGATCGAATCATCGACCTTAGCCGTAAAAGCAGCGGGCTTGAGCTGGTTGATATCACGGGTGGTGCCCCGGAGATGAACCCCAACTTTTGCCGCCTTGTTAGCGAGTTCCGGTCTCGCGGCATTCAGGTCATCGACCGCTGCAATCTGACCATTTTGCGTCAGCCCGGTTACGAATGGGTCGCCGAATTCCTGGCGGACAACCAAGTCAACGTGGTCGCGTCACTCCCGTGTTACCTGGAAGACAATGTTGACGGGCAACGCGGCGACGGCGTCTTCGCGGCGAGCTTAGAAGCACTGCGTCAACTGAACGAGCTGGGCTACGGACGAAACAAGGAATTGAAACTGGACCTCGTTTACAACCCGACAGGGACAGGCCTGCCACCTGACCAAGCAAAGCTTCAGGAAGATTATCATCGCGAGCTTCAGTCACGGTACTCAATCGTCTTCAACGACCTGCTGACGATTACCAACATTCCGATCAAACGATTCGCGATGTTTCTTTCTAAAAAGAATAAACTCGAAGAGTACTTTCAAACGCTGGAAGCCAAGTTCAATCCGGATGCGGCGAACTCTGTGATGTGCCGATCACTTTTGTCCGTTTCCTGGGATGGAAAACTTTACGATTGTGACTTCAACCAGATGATCGACTTACCCGCCCAAGGCAAACCTGAGCGACCAACGATCTGGAACATCGACACCTTCGACGAATTGATTGGGAAAGCGATCAACACCGCCGATCACTGTTACGGTTGCACCGCAGGGTCTGGCAGCAGCTGCGGCGGAGCGCTGCTGTAG